The nucleotide sequence CATTCTTATCTATCAATTCTCCCTCTTCTGTTAAAGGAAGTACCTTTACAACAAATTTATAATAATTTCCATCTTCATATGGTTCACTTCCTAAGCTAAACATAATCATAGCTATCTTGTATTCATAATCATTGTCTTTGTATTTAGGATCTGTCATTGAAATATTAATATAGTCCTTTCCTAAGTAGTTAAAAGATGCTTTATACTTATTATAACCATTTTTATAAATCTTTAAATTTCTAACTTCAATCAAATAAAGTGATCTTTTTATTTTTAATATTTCTTGACTATTAAAATAAGGACGTTCATTTTCTAAAAATCTTCTAACATCTTCTCTTCCATTTTCAACAGGATGAACTTGTAAAATATCATCCAAAGAAACTCTCTTTATTTTTTTTAGTTTTTTTGTTTTCATCAATCAAAAGGTTTTCAGGTTGATGCCCCATTGGAACTTCTTTAATTATAGAAACACTTATCTTATCAAGTGGTGAGCAACATTCAAAGTTTTCACATTTCAACATTTCTGAAGTTAAAGCACAATGAATGGTGGTATCACTTGAAACTAATCTTATCCATTCTCCAGTCTTACTGTCAACTCCTCCGACACATGAATTACTATACTTGTCTGATGCCGCTAGTATTATAACTTCTCTTTCCATAAAATACCCCTCCATTATATTAAATATGTATTATTTCTATTTTCGGATTAGCTTTTTTTATTAATTCAGCCATTAGTCTCCTATGACACTTTTCAGCAGTAGCTTCACTGCATAATAAACATATATTTTCATAAGAAGAAAATTTTTCTAAAAATTTTTTGTAGTCCCCTCTTTCTTCTAATAGTTTATTGTATTGTTTGACATATGTATCCCAATCTATGTTTTTTTTTCTATATCCCTCTAATATTTCTTTTGTTGGTGCATACTCTGCTAGATATTTATATTCACAATTTGAAAGCTTTTTTAAGAAAAACTTTAAATCTTCTCCCTTGGCAAAACCTGCAAGTTGAGATTTATTATTTAAACGAATATCAATTAATAATTCTACAT is from Fusobacterium periodonticum 1_1_41FAA and encodes:
- a CDS encoding dual OB domain-containing protein; this encodes MDDILQVHPVENGREDVRRFLENERPYFNSQEILKIKRSLYLIEVRNLKIYKNGYNKYKASFNYLGKDYINISMTDPKYKDNDYEYKIAMIMFSLGSEPYEDGNYYKFVVKVLPLTEEGELIDKNEILVCEDEFPF
- a CDS encoding dual OB domain-containing protein, whose translation is MEREVIILAASDKYSNSCVGGVDSKTGEWIRLVSSDTTIHCALTSEMLKCENFECCSPLDKISVSIIKEVPMGHQPENLLIDENKKTKKNKESFFG
- a CDS encoding DUF488 family protein; the encoded protein is MKLYTIGFTQKSAETFFSLIKKNNVELLIDIRLNNKSQLAGFAKGEDLKFFLKKLSNCEYKYLAEYAPTKEILEGYRKKNIDWDTYVKQYNKLLEERGDYKKFLEKFSSYENICLLCSEATAEKCHRRLMAELIKKANPKIEIIHI